AGGCGTTGCCGCCAAACACCGCATCCGGCCGCAGTGTGACCAGGTTGATCACCCCGCCCGGTTCGCCGCGCCCATACAGCACTGCCGCCGGGCCTTTGAGCACTTCCACCTGCGCGACATTGGCCAGATCGCGCACGGTTTCGGTGAAGTTCTGCGTGGGATTGAGCAGGATGCCGTCGACCGCGTACGAGGACGCTTCGAAGCCACGGATCACGAAGGTCTCAGAGCGATTGCCCTGCGTGCCGCCGGGCTGCACGTTGGAGACATTGGCCACTACATCGACCAAACGGGTGAGCTGCTGCTCGTCGATCACCGAACGCGGCACCACCTGGATCGCCTGCGGAATGCGCTCCACCGGTGTCTGGGTACGGGTGGCGCCGGCGGCTTTTTCGGGCCGATACAGGGCGCGCTTTTCGCTGACCACGATGGCGTCGAGCAGGCTGGCTTCCTGGGCGGCGGCCGGCATTGCGGCAAACAGGGATACGAACAACAGGTGGCGACGCGTGGGGAGTGGGGTCATCGGGCTCTTCTGCGGGGCGATACGCCGCAGAGCGGACACATCCGGCCATCAATGATAACGATTCTTATCCGCGAATGTCGGGGAGTTTGGGTTCGCCTGGCGGTGGCGGTTGGCTTGATGGGTACGCTGAGGTCTTCCGCGTGAGGCCTGACGTGCGTGCGTGTCTGCAGCCTTCAAGACAGCCTGCAGGTGTCGCTGCGGGCGTGGCCTGCCTGGAGCGGCGGCGGATCCGTGGGCCGGCTCTCGCTTGAAGCCGGCGCGGCACACGACGTGCGACACAGGCGTGCCAGCTAGTCAGCGGGGGTCATTGGCGACGCTGCAACGCCCGCGTGCGCGAGTTCGTCGCCGTTGCGGGCGCGGCGCGACTGCGGGCGTACGGCCGCATCGCGTAGACACCGTACCCTCGCGACCGCCCCGGTGGCGCGGTCGCGGGGGCCGCGCTCAGCGTTTGCTGCGCGCCTTGGGAGCAGAGCCGCGCGTGGACGCGACGCGGCTCTTGGCGGAAGCCGCCGTCGCGGGCTTGGCCGTGGGCTTGGATTTCGATACCGGTTTGGCCACCTGCTGAGCTGATGCTGGCTTGCTCACGCGTTTCGGCGCCTTGCCCGTGCGCTTGGCCGCAACGGCCGGCGTGGCGTTGGAGGCCTTCAGCACGGCCGCGGCTTTCGCGGTGGTTGTGCGCTTGGCAGCGGGCGTGCCGGAGGACCCAGACCGCGTGCTCGCCGGCTTGGTTGGCTTCGGTGGCGTGTCAGGGGTTGCAGCCTGTTTGCGCCGTGCGTTCGACGCGTCCGCCGTGCCCGTGGCTGGCGCGGCCGTCGCTGATGTTGCAGCTGCAGACGTGCTGCGCTTGCCAGCGGGCGCAGGCACTGGCGCCGCCGTCGATGCGGTGGCCGCCGCGCGTGTGCGCTTGTGGCCGCGCGACTGCCCGTCCGTGACTGCATCGCCCTGCACAAGCACTGCCGTGGTCTCCGCTAGGTGCACGCTTGCCGCGTGGCCAGACTCCACAGCGATCACCGGAGCACGTTCTGCGCGCTCGCCTGGTGCCACAGCGCCCCCCTGTTCGGCCGGCGGTGCCGCCGCTTCTTCCCCACGCGAGCGCTCCGGCAGTTTCAAGCGCTGCGCCTGTTCGTCGTACTCGATCAACAACACGCCGGAATTGTGGCGGCCGCTGATTTCCACGAAACACGCACCGCCGATGAAAGGCTCCAGCGTCATCACCGACTTCAGCGGCGTGGCCACCACCATCTGGAAGCCGAAATTCTCGAAGATGTTCATCGCCAGCGCGGTGAATTCGTTGTCGGCCTTGTCGAAGGCTTCGTCCAGCACCACGGCGCAATAGCGCGGCAATTCGCCGTCTTCGCCACCCAGCTGATACCGCAGCGCGGCCGCCAGGCAGGTGGTGGCCAGCTTCTGGCGCTGGCCGCCGGACTTGCCGGCGCCACTGCGGTAGATCTCCACCTGCGCGCGGGTCTGTGCATCCAGCTCCACGCCGATGAATTCCACATGCAGGCGCACATCCAGCACCTGCTCGCGCCAGCGCCGCGCCTCCGGCTCCTGCGCGCCAAGCCGCGCCACCAGCGTGCGCAAGGTGGCGAACTGCGCTTCGGCCAGCGCGCGGTCTTCGGTCTGCTGATGCGACAACACGGCGCGTAGCTGCTGCTGGAATTCCTGCACCTCGGCCAGACGGCGGTCGCTGACCTCGATGGTCAGGATGGTGTCGCGGTTGAACGGCACCTGCTCCAGGCTGGCGTTGACCTCGTCCATGCGCTGCTTGATGCCCTTGTGGGCTTCGGCGGTGTGGCGCTGCAAGGCGAGCAGATTGTTCTTGCTCTGGGTCTGCAGCAGGTCGAAGAAGCGGTGCTCGTGACGCGGCAAGCCATCGCTTTCCAGCCGGTCCAGCCGCGCGAGGAAATCGTCGGCGCTGGCCAGGCTCACGGTGAAGTCGCCGCTGTCTTCTGGCCATTGCTGGCAATACCGGCGGAAGCATTCGAGCAGCTGCGCGCTGAGCCGGCTGTCGCGGCCCTGGCTTTCGGCCAGTTGCTCGGCCAGCCCACGTTCGACCACACGGAAATGCGCTTCCAGAGTGTCCAGCGACAGCGGCGCCAACGCGGCCAGGCGCTCCTGCAGGCCCTGCAACTGCGTGGGTGTGAGCGCAGCGGTGCCGGCACGGCCGGCGCAGGCGGCCTGCTGCTGTTCCAGTCGCACGCGCTCGCGTGCCAGCTGCGCGCGCTCAAGCCGCACGTCTTCATACGTGCGCTTGGCCTGATCGCGCAGCGTGCGCGCGGTGTCGATCGCCTGGCCCAGTGCGCGCAGGCCGCTATCGCCTTCGCGCAGTTGCTGCAGTTGTTCATCGATATCGCTCAGGCGTTGCAGCTTGGGGCCGACGTCGATCTCGTCCCAGTCGCGCTCCACCAGGGTGTGCGCGGCCAGCCGTTTTTCCTGGTCCTGCTCGCGTTGCTTGCGCAGCGCGGCCACGTCGGCGTCGCAACTGGCAATGCGCTGGGCCAGCGCCTGCGCTTCGCGCTCGAAGACCTTGAGCTTGTCGCGGTTGTCGTGACCGAGCAGCCAGCGCTTGCGGTCGTTGACGGCGTGGCGGTCGTCCTTTTCGTAGCGGTCGCCGGGATGCTTGACTTGGCCCTCGCGGGTGATGGCGCGGTCGGCATTGCGCAGCGCTGCGGCGTTGTCCACGCAGGCGTAATCGAAGCGACGGGTGAGCTCGTTGCGCAGCCACTCGGTGAAGGCATGCTCGCGCAGTTGCAGCTTGCCGGGCAGCGCGTTGGGATCGACACGGCGCGAATGCAGCTCGTCATTGCGGCGCACGCGGAAGTACACCAGCCGCGTGCCGATGTGGGTGCGGTTGACCCATTCGCTGACCTGCGCGTAATGCCGCTCGTCCACCAACAGCGACTGCGCAAAGCCGTGCAGCACGCGCTCGATCGCGCCACGCCAGGCCACCTGGTCCTCGCGCACCTGCAACAGCTCGCCGACAAAAGGCAGCGCGGATTCGGCAATGCCGGTGTCGTCGCACAGCCGCGCGCGCAGCGCCTGCATCGGTGCGGGCATGCTCGACGGCGCTTTCTTTAGCGCGTCCAGTTCTGCACGGATCTCGGCAAAGCGGCGCTCATCGTCGCGGCGTTCACCCATGCGCTCGGCGATGGCCTCGTCCAGTGTGCTGGCGTGCTGCTTGCCGCCATCGAGCACTCCCTGCGCATGCGCCACCTGGGCGGCGAACCCACTGGCGCCGGCCGCCAAGGCGGTGCCGAGCTGGCGGCAGGCCTGCTCGATCTGCGCACGGCGACGCAGGCGCTCATCGCGCTCGCGTTCCACCCGCACGCGCTCGCGTTCGAGTTCTTCGATCTGCTCACCGCCGGCGGCGCGCTGTTCGCGCTCCAGCCCGGCCAGTTTCTGTTCGTGGTTGTCCAACGACTCACGGCGCTGGCCTTCTTCGCCGGCCAGGCCGCGGTCCTGGCTGTCGACCTCCTGCAGGCGCGCCTCCAGCAAGGCCAGCCGTTGTTGCTCGCGGTAGCTGTCCACGCCCAGCTGCAATTCACGCAATTCGCCAACGCTGCGGCGCAAGGCCATCAGCGCGGCATGGTGCTCGCGCGCCGGGCTGAGCGTTTCCACCTGCCGTCGCGCGGTGACCACTGCATGGTGCGCACCATCGAGCTCGGCGAAGTCTTCGACCAGCCGGTCTGCCGCTTCGAAGGTGCGCGGCTCATCGAGCATGAAGCCACGCAGGAAGGCGTTGAGATCGCCGAGGTTCTTCGCTGACTGGGTCTTGTGCAGCAGCCGCAGTGCCATGTCGTTGCCGATGCCCAACGCATGCCGGAAGCGCTCTGCATAGCCGGCGAAACCGTCGAAATGCGCCACGTCCTCGCCCAGCCGCGCCTTGAGCTTGCGCAGATCCAGATCGAAACCCTCCAGCTCGCTGGCCACATCGAACGCGCGCGGCACCACCATGTAATGCCGCCGCACATCCGCCGCGGCATTGCCGCTGCCGGCGATCCAGAACAGCCGCACCAGGCTCACCGCCTCGCCTTGCGCGTTGCGGTACTCCAATACCAACGCCGTCCAGGTCGCGCCCTTGCGCAGGTACTGCGTGGCGATCTCACCGGACGCGCTGTCCTGCTGATCGGCCCAGGCACCGCGCACATACGACACCAGGCTACGGTCGCGCCCACTGCGCTCGGCCTCGCGCGCGGCTGCGTTGAAGTCCACGATGCTCGGTGGCGTCAGCAATGCCGACATCGCATCCAGCAACGTCGACTTGCCAGACCCGGACCGCCCCACGAACAGGAAGCCCTTCTCCGCGATCGGCACCTCGGTCAACCCGTTGAACGTGCCCCAGTTGTGTACCTGCAAACGCCGCATACGAAACTGCTGCGCACGCTGCTCAGCCAGCGTCTCGGCAAACAAGGAAGCACCCGGCGACGCCGGCGACAGGTTGGACTGGGAATTCATTGCTCACTCACCAAAAACGGAACGACAGAGACACCAGGGACAGACCAATACGACCGGTGATGCATTTCTTGTGGTGCGGGGTTGCGTGTTGCGTGTTGCGTGTTGCGTGTTGCGGGACGAGCGTGGCAGAACGACGGATGGGGTGCGTGGACGGCTTCGCGACCAAGGTCGCTCCTACAAGAGCGGGTGCCCTAGTCTTTCAGGCGACGGTAAGAAGACGCGCGGCAGCAGGTTTTTCTTCGAATGCCTGCACCATCAACACGCTTGGCATGAACCGACCACCACTGCTCCTTCTCGCCCACTGCACCGTCTTTCGTTACTACATCGCTATTTTTCGTTACTACATCGCTCTTTGCGACTGCATCGACGTCTTGCTGCGAACGCCACTGCGTTTCTTACAAAACCTCACGTGTTCTTCTTCTCGCCGCTGTTGCTGTTGTTGGCGTTGTTGCCGCTACTGCTACTGCTGCCGTTGCTGCTGTTCTTGCCATTGCCGTTGCCGTTGCCGTTGCCGTTGCCGTTGCTTACGCAGTTTGCTTTCCGGGCCCCCATACAGCAGCGGCAAGGCCGGCAGATACAACCCGCAGGGCGGCGCGCAGGGATGCGCGACGTTTTTGTAAGGGACACGGATGTCCCTTACAAAAATTTCTGCCGGCCTTGCGCACCTGGAGCGCGCAGCGCGGAAGGCGCGAGGACGGGGTGTGCTTTCTTTTGGTTACTTTTCTTTGCACAAGCAAAGAAAAGTGACTCGCGCCCGTAGGGCGTGAAAGCTCTGCTCAACACTCCACCCAACCTCAAGCAAACCCACAACCCACAACAAACCAACCATCGCCCAACGCCGTACCCTCATCCGCCCTACGGGCACCTTCTCCCGGAGGGAGAAGGAAGATGCAGGCCCATGCGCAGAACAAATCCGCACAGCACGGCCCCCCCCCCTGATACCGCACCCTCATCCGCCCTTCGGGCACCTTCTCCCGGAGGGAGAGGGAAGATGCAGGCCCAGGCGCAGAACAAATCCGCACAGCACGGCACTCCCTGACACCGTACCCTCATCCGCCCTCCGGGCACCTTCTCCCGATGGGAGAAGGGAGATGCCGTCCCAGGCGCAGACGACATCAATCCGCAGCAACCTCCCCCTCGCGCAACTCCCGATACGCCACCACCAACGCCTGCACATCCTCGGCCGAGAACAACAACTTCAACACCGGCGACACCTCGTAACGCTCCTCGCTGCCGCGCAACCGCGACAGCAACTGGTTCTCGCGCATCTTGCCGATGGCCGTCATCACCCGCCGCGTAAACCCGGCCCTGTCGGTGGACACGTTCTTTTCGTACACCGACAACGCCTCCACCAACTGCGCCTCGTCCACCACCGCGCGCTCGCCGCGCGTATCGGCTTCGGCCAGTTGCTGACGCAGGAACAGCAGCAGCACCGACTCGATGAAGGTCAGCGGCGCGCTGCGCAGCAAGGTGGGCGATTCCAGCTCGGCGGTGTCGGCCTGGCGGGTGAACGCCACTCCGCCTTCGCGGTCCAGTACCAGCTCCAGGAACAGTTCGCACAGCACCTGGCGTACTGCCACCTCGTTGCGTAGCAGCGCAGGCCACAAACCGCCGTGCCGCTGCGCGTCGATGCTGGGGCCGGCCAACAGCTGGCACAGCGCGCGGCGCGCATCGAATGGCAGCGTACCGGTGTCGCCGAGGAACAACGCGCCGCCCTGCGCGGCGCTGGCGGCATCGCTGGCCGGCAGCCTCAGCGCGCTGGCGTGTGCGTCGGCGTCATCGTCGTCGTGCGCATCCAGCGCTGCCTGCTCAGACCAGTTCATTGCGTTTCTCCCGGGTAAACCACACCAAAGGAATGCGTGCGCGCCGCAACGTGCCGTCGCCGCCTTCCCATTGCACCGTTTCCATGTGGCCATCGATCACCAGGCCGTGGCGCGTGCCCAGCGACAGATAGCCGATCACACTGCCCAGCCCCTGCACCGCCGGCCGCTGCTGCAACGCATCGCCGATGGTGAGCCGCGGGCGCTCGCCGAGCAGCGCGTGCAGATCGCGGCGCAGGCTGCGCACGTCGATCTCCGATTGCGCGACCAAATCGCCCACGCTGTCCAGCGAGATCTCTGCCGCGTCGGCCGCGTACACGCGGCCATCGACCTGGGTGAGGCGCGGGTCGTGCAGGCGCCACTGCGACAACGAGCGCAGGCGGCTGCCGCTCAATGCCTGCGTGTAGCCGGTGGCGGTGGTGGCGTGCAGGCTCTCGCGCAGGTGCAAGGCTTCGCCCTGTGCCTGCTTGAGCAATTGGTTGAGCCGGCGCTGTTCCAGATACCCGCGGCTCTGCACGAACCCGCGCAGGCTACGTGCGAAGTGCTGCATCACCGTGTGCACTTCGCCGCCGCGCTCCAGCAGCGTGCCGGTCAACCCGCGCAGGAAGGCGCGTTCGCGGCGGTCGAGCTTGCGGGCGAAACCGCGTGCCAGCAGCGCATCCAGTGCCTGATCGAGCTGGCTGCTCTGCTGGGTGTCGTTGAGCAGGCTCCAGAACGCCTCGAAGGTGCGTCCGGCCTCGCTGTCGGCAATCACGTCCACGCCGTTGAACAACTGCTCCAGCACATCGCCGCGCGCGCCTTCGTCGTCGATGATGCGTTCGCGAAATTGCCGGTTGAGTTGTTCGAAGTCATCGCGCACGCGATGGAAATCTTCGGCCAGTTCATCGGAGAGATGGATCAGGTCGCGGGTGCGTTCCAGCGCGCGCTTGCCGTCCAGCGCACCGACGCGGCCGGCGGCCACCCGCTCGATCTCGGCATCGATGCGCTCGCGCTCTGCGCGTAGTGCTGCCAGGCGCGCGTCAGGGTCGGCTTCGGTCTGGCCGGCCAGTTGCACCAGCTGCTGGATCACCAGCGACAGCCGGCTTTCGGTGGCGCTGCTGCCGCTCTCGCGCAGGCCGGCGATGAAACGGATGGCCTGGGTGGCGGCACGCGAGAGTTCGTATTCTTCTTCGGCTGCGCCTTCGGGCAGCCGGCGTTCCAGCCAGCCCTGCGCCAGCCAGTGCGCCAGGTAGGCCTGCGCGGTGCGCGGCAGCTCGCGGGAAAGTTCGTCGCCGCGCAAGGCATCCAGCTGGCGCTGCAGGCGCGCATGCAGCACCGCCGATGGCAGCCGGCGTTCGCCGTCCATCAACAGGGTCTGCAGCAGGCCGATCAGCTCCGGTGCGTGATCGGCGGCGAGCAATTTCCACGCCGGCTGGTCGCGCAAGTGGCGGTAGCCGGCAATCCGTGCCTGATGCTTCATGACGCCTGCCGGAGCTGCCTCAACGCTTGCCGCCCACTTCGATGAACTGCAGGAATTCGGCGCGGGTGCGCGCGTCCTCGCGGAAGCTGCCGAGCATCTTGGAGGTCACCATGCTGACGCCGCGCTTGTGGATGCCGCGGGTGGTCATGCATTCGTGCGCGCCTTCCACCACCACGCCCACGCCGCGCGGTTGCAGCACGTCCTGGATGCACTGGGCGATCTGTGCGGTCATCTTTTCCTGCACCTGGAAGCGGCGCGCGTAGCTTTCCACCACGCGGGCCAGCTTGCTGATGCCCACCACCTTGCCGCGCGGCAGGTAGCCCACGTGCACCTTGCCGATGATCGGCGCCATGTGGTGCTCGCAATGGCTTTCATAGGAGATGTCGCGCAGCACGATCAATTCGTCGTAGCCGGCCACTTCTTCGAAGGTGCGCTCCAGGTAGGCGCGCGGTTCTTCGCGGTAGCCGCTGAACCAGTCGCCATAGGCTTCGGCCACCCGGCGCGGGGTGTCCAGCAGGCCTTCGCGGGCAGGATCCTCACCGGCCCAGCGCAGCAGGGTGCGCACGGCCTCTTCGGCCTGGGCCTGGGTAACGGATGAATCGGGCTGGTCGGACTGGCTCATGCGCATGCACCCAAAGGGGGCGTGCATGGTACCCGAGGACGGGGCGGCGGCCCCAGCAGTGGCCCGCGCTGCCTGCCGGGGGTTTAGTTGACAGTTGATTCATTGTTGAATTGATAGCATCCTATCTATTGTGATGACTACCTATCTTCCTCCCCGCGCCCAGCTCAGTGCCGGCCTGCTGGTTGCCAGCCGCCAATGGCAGCGCCTGGCCGACCAGGCATTTGGCGAGTTCGGCCTGTCCAGCGCCTGCACCGGGCCGTTGCTGATGATTGGCCGCTCCGGCGGCGGCATCCGCCAGGTGGCCCTGGCCCAGCAGCTGGGCATGGAAGGCCCTTCGCTGGTACGGCTGCTGGACAAGCTGTGCGCGCAGGCGCTGGTGCGCCGCGAAGCCGACAGCAGCGACCGCCGTGCCAACCAGTTGTGGCTGACCGAGGCCGGCCAGGCGTTGGTCGGGCAGATCGAGGCGCGCCTGGTGGCGCTGCGGGCCGAGGTGTTCGGCGCGCTCAGCGATGCCGAGGTGGAGGTGGTGTTGAAGCTGTGGGGCCTGATCGCCGAGGCGAACGCGCGCCTGCCCTAGTTGTGCCGACGACCCGCCGTGGTTGCCGCGTGGCCTGGCCGCGCCGGGCGTCGTTGTTTCCCTTCCCCAGGATATGTGGCCGATGTACGGAGAATTCAGTCTCTACGGTGTGTTCGTACCCACCCTGCTGGCGTTGATGACGCTGGCCTACCTGCTCAACAGCGCGGTTGGCGCGCTGCTGACGCGGGCCGGGGCGTATCGCCACATCTGGCACCCGGCCCTGTTCAACCTGGCGCTGTACATCGCCCTGCTGGGCGGCCTGTTTTCCCTCATGCGTTGGATGCAATCGTGAAGAAGCTGATCAAGACGGCCGGGCCGGCGCTGCTGACCTTGGCAATGGTGGTGGTGGCCGCAGTGGTGCTGCAGCACCTGTGGCGGTACTACATGGATGCACCGTGGACGCGCGATGCGCACGTGGGCGCCGATGTGGTTCAGGTGGCGCCGGATGTGTCCGGGCTGGTGGAGCAGGTGGCGGTGGCCGACAACCAGGCGGTCACGCGCGGGCAGCTGCTGTTCGTGGTGGACCGCGCGCGTTATGCGATTGCGCTGGAACAGGCCCGCGCCGCACTGGCCGAACGCCAGGCCACCCTGACCCAGCTGCGCCGCGAGATCGCACGCGACCGCAGCCTGCAGGACCTGGTGGCCGCCGAAGATGCCGAAGTGCGCCGCTCCAACGTGCAGAAGGCGCAGGCCGCTGTGGCCACCGCGCAATCGGCAGTGGACCTGGCCCAGCTCAACCTGGACCGTACCGAAGTGCGCAGCCCGGCCGATGGCCATATCAGCGACCGCACCGTGCGCGTGGGCGACTATGTCAGCGCAGGGCGCCCGGTGGTGGCAGTGCTGGACACCGGCTCGTTCCGCGTCGATGGCTATTTCGAGGAAACCCGCCTGCAGGGCGTGCACCCGGGCCAGCGCGTGGACGTGCACCTGATGGGCGAGCCGGTGACGCTGCACGGCCACGTGCAGAGCATCGCCGCCGGCATCGAAGACCGCTACCGCACCGGCAGCGCCGGCGCCCTGCCCAACGTCACTCCCGCCTTCGACTGGGTGCGGCTGGCGCAGCGCATCCCGGTGCGCATTGCGCTGGATGCGGTACCGGCGCAGGTGCAGTTGATCGCCGGGCGCACCGCCACCGTCACCATCCTGCCGGATGCCGCGCGCCCCGCAGCGGCCACTGCGCCTGCCCGCGTGCAGGCGAAGGCCGCGCCATGAGCCGCGCCGCGTTGCGTCACCTGGGTCTGGCGGCGGCGTTGACCGCACTGAGTGCCTGCAGCACCGTCGGCCCCGACTACGCGCTGCCGCGCGAGGCGGTCTACAACCGGCCGGCCGCCAACGCGCCGTTCCTGGACACCGGCAACGCGCAGGTGCAACCGGGCGCGCCACTCCCGGCACGCTGGTGGGCGCTGTATCAGGACCCGATGCTCGATGGCCTGGTCGAACAGGCCCTGCGCGACAACGTCGAGCTCAAGGTGGCCAGCGCCAACCTGCGCCGCGCCGCGGCCGTGTACGAGCAGGCGCTGGACGCAGGCGGGTTCGACTATGAAGTGGAAGCCGGCGTCAGCCGCGCGCAGATCTCGGCCGAAGCCTTCCTGCAGGAAGAAAAACTGCCCGTGTTCAACCTGGCCGACGGCAAGTTCGGCGTGTCCTACCAGTTCGATCTGTTCGGCAAGCTGCAACACGGTGCCGAAGCCGCGCACGCCGACACCCAGGCCGCGCAGGCGGCGATCGACCTGGCCCGCGTCAGCGTGGCCGCACAGGTGGCCGGCAGCTATGTGGAGATCTGCAACGCCAACCACGAGCTGCATGTGGCCGAGCACTCGCTGCAGCTGCAACAACGCAGCCGCACGGTGACCCAGCGCCTGATCAGCGCCGGCCGCGGCACCCCGCCGGATCTGGCCCGCGCCACCGCGCAGGTGGCGATGCTGGAAGCCGCGTTGCCGCCGCTGCGTGCACGCCGCCAGGCCGCCGGCTACGCGCTGGCCGCGCTGCTGGGCAAGACCCCCGGCGAACTGCCGGCCGGGGTGGACAGCTGCGCGCACGCACCGGCGCTGCAACAGCCGATCCCGATCGGCGACGGCCGCACCCTGCTTGCGCGCCGCCCGGACGTCCGCCAGGCCGAACGCCGGCTGGCCGCGGCCACCGCGCGCATCGGCGTGGCCACCGCCGAGCTGTATCCGGACATCCGCTTGGGCGGCTCGATCGGCGCCACCGGCCTGCTGGCCGATATCGGCGAGCCGGCGACCCACGCCTGGTCGATCGGCCCGCTGATTTCCTGGACGCTGCCGTCCAGCGGCGCGCATGCCCGCGTGCGTGCCACCGAGGCGGGTGCCGACGCGGCGGTGGCGCAGTTCGACCACACCGTGCTGCAGGCACTGCGCGAAGTGCAGACCACGCTCTCGCGCTATGCGCAGGACCTGGACCGCCTGCGCCTGCTCGAACAGGCGCAGCAGCAGGCCGAACTGGCCTCATCGCAGAACCGCCGGCTGTACCAGGGCGGGCGCACGCCCTACCTATCCAGCCTGGATGCCGAGCGCACCCTGGCCACCGCCGACATGACCCTGGCCGATGCGCAGGCGCAGGTGTCCAAGGACCAGATCCAGTTGTTCCTGGCCCTGGGCGGTGGCTGGGAACCGGCCACCGACGCGACCGCTGCGCGATGAACGCCTTGCTGCGCGACCGCCAGGCGTGGCTGTTTTCGGCCAAGACCTTCGCCGCGGCGATCGCGGCGTTGTACGTGGGCCTGGCCGGCAATCTGTCGCGCCCGTACTGGGCGATGGCCACGGTGTACATCGTCTCCCAGCCCCTGCTCGGCCCCACCCGCGCCAAGGGCGTATACCGCGTGCTAGGTACCCTGCTGGCCGGCGCGGCCACGCTGGTCATGCTGCCCAACCTGGTGGAAACGCCGCTGCTGCTCAGCGCGGCGATGGCGCTGTGGTTGTCGGCCTGCCTGTTCCTGGCGCTGCTCAATCGTGGCCCGCGCGGGTATGCCTTCCTGCTGGCCGGCTACACCACCG
The nucleotide sequence above comes from Xanthomonas campestris pv. campestris str. ATCC 33913. Encoded proteins:
- a CDS encoding SbcC/MukB-like Walker B domain-containing protein is translated as MNSQSNLSPASPGASLFAETLAEQRAQQFRMRRLQVHNWGTFNGLTEVPIAEKGFLFVGRSGSGKSTLLDAMSALLTPPSIVDFNAAAREAERSGRDRSLVSYVRGAWADQQDSASGEIATQYLRKGATWTALVLEYRNAQGEAVSLVRLFWIAGSGNAAADVRRHYMVVPRAFDVASELEGFDLDLRKLKARLGEDVAHFDGFAGYAERFRHALGIGNDMALRLLHKTQSAKNLGDLNAFLRGFMLDEPRTFEAADRLVEDFAELDGAHHAVVTARRQVETLSPAREHHAALMALRRSVGELRELQLGVDSYREQQRLALLEARLQEVDSQDRGLAGEEGQRRESLDNHEQKLAGLEREQRAAGGEQIEELERERVRVERERDERLRRRAQIEQACRQLGTALAAGASGFAAQVAHAQGVLDGGKQHASTLDEAIAERMGERRDDERRFAEIRAELDALKKAPSSMPAPMQALRARLCDDTGIAESALPFVGELLQVREDQVAWRGAIERVLHGFAQSLLVDERHYAQVSEWVNRTHIGTRLVYFRVRRNDELHSRRVDPNALPGKLQLREHAFTEWLRNELTRRFDYACVDNAAALRNADRAITREGQVKHPGDRYEKDDRHAVNDRKRWLLGHDNRDKLKVFEREAQALAQRIASCDADVAALRKQREQDQEKRLAAHTLVERDWDEIDVGPKLQRLSDIDEQLQQLREGDSGLRALGQAIDTARTLRDQAKRTYEDVRLERAQLARERVRLEQQQAACAGRAGTAALTPTQLQGLQERLAALAPLSLDTLEAHFRVVERGLAEQLAESQGRDSRLSAQLLECFRRYCQQWPEDSGDFTVSLASADDFLARLDRLESDGLPRHEHRFFDLLQTQSKNNLLALQRHTAEAHKGIKQRMDEVNASLEQVPFNRDTILTIEVSDRRLAEVQEFQQQLRAVLSHQQTEDRALAEAQFATLRTLVARLGAQEPEARRWREQVLDVRLHVEFIGVELDAQTRAQVEIYRSGAGKSGGQRQKLATTCLAAALRYQLGGEDGELPRYCAVVLDEAFDKADNEFTALAMNIFENFGFQMVVATPLKSVMTLEPFIGGACFVEISGRHNSGVLLIEYDEQAQRLKLPERSRGEEAAAPPAEQGGAVAPGERAERAPVIAVESGHAASVHLAETTAVLVQGDAVTDGQSRGHKRTRAAATASTAAPVPAPAGKRSTSAAATSATAAPATGTADASNARRKQAATPDTPPKPTKPASTRSGSSGTPAAKRTTTAKAAAVLKASNATPAVAAKRTGKAPKRVSKPASAQQVAKPVSKSKPTAKPATAASAKSRVASTRGSAPKARSKR
- a CDS encoding DUF4194 domain-containing protein; protein product: MNWSEQAALDAHDDDDADAHASALRLPASDAASAAQGGALFLGDTGTLPFDARRALCQLLAGPSIDAQRHGGLWPALLRNEVAVRQVLCELFLELVLDREGGVAFTRQADTAELESPTLLRSAPLTFIESVLLLFLRQQLAEADTRGERAVVDEAQLVEALSVYEKNVSTDRAGFTRRVMTAIGKMRENQLLSRLRGSEERYEVSPVLKLLFSAEDVQALVVAYRELREGEVAAD
- a CDS encoding DUF3375 domain-containing protein, which produces MKHQARIAGYRHLRDQPAWKLLAADHAPELIGLLQTLLMDGERRLPSAVLHARLQRQLDALRGDELSRELPRTAQAYLAHWLAQGWLERRLPEGAAEEEYELSRAATQAIRFIAGLRESGSSATESRLSLVIQQLVQLAGQTEADPDARLAALRAERERIDAEIERVAAGRVGALDGKRALERTRDLIHLSDELAEDFHRVRDDFEQLNRQFRERIIDDEGARGDVLEQLFNGVDVIADSEAGRTFEAFWSLLNDTQQSSQLDQALDALLARGFARKLDRRERAFLRGLTGTLLERGGEVHTVMQHFARSLRGFVQSRGYLEQRRLNQLLKQAQGEALHLRESLHATTATGYTQALSGSRLRSLSQWRLHDPRLTQVDGRVYAADAAEISLDSVGDLVAQSEIDVRSLRRDLHALLGERPRLTIGDALQQRPAVQGLGSVIGYLSLGTRHGLVIDGHMETVQWEGGDGTLRRARIPLVWFTREKRNELV
- the folE gene encoding GTP cyclohydrolase I FolE, which translates into the protein MSQSDQPDSSVTQAQAEEAVRTLLRWAGEDPAREGLLDTPRRVAEAYGDWFSGYREEPRAYLERTFEEVAGYDELIVLRDISYESHCEHHMAPIIGKVHVGYLPRGKVVGISKLARVVESYARRFQVQEKMTAQIAQCIQDVLQPRGVGVVVEGAHECMTTRGIHKRGVSMVTSKMLGSFREDARTRAEFLQFIEVGGKR
- a CDS encoding MarR family winged helix-turn-helix transcriptional regulator, which translates into the protein MTTYLPPRAQLSAGLLVASRQWQRLADQAFGEFGLSSACTGPLLMIGRSGGGIRQVALAQQLGMEGPSLVRLLDKLCAQALVRREADSSDRRANQLWLTEAGQALVGQIEARLVALRAEVFGALSDAEVEVVLKLWGLIAEANARLP
- a CDS encoding DUF1656 domain-containing protein, with the translated sequence MWPMYGEFSLYGVFVPTLLALMTLAYLLNSAVGALLTRAGAYRHIWHPALFNLALYIALLGGLFSLMRWMQS
- a CDS encoding efflux RND transporter periplasmic adaptor subunit gives rise to the protein MKKLIKTAGPALLTLAMVVVAAVVLQHLWRYYMDAPWTRDAHVGADVVQVAPDVSGLVEQVAVADNQAVTRGQLLFVVDRARYAIALEQARAALAERQATLTQLRREIARDRSLQDLVAAEDAEVRRSNVQKAQAAVATAQSAVDLAQLNLDRTEVRSPADGHISDRTVRVGDYVSAGRPVVAVLDTGSFRVDGYFEETRLQGVHPGQRVDVHLMGEPVTLHGHVQSIAAGIEDRYRTGSAGALPNVTPAFDWVRLAQRIPVRIALDAVPAQVQLIAGRTATVTILPDAARPAAATAPARVQAKAAP